TCGGTGGCCGACCCGCTGAAGTACTACAGCAACAACACCAACAACAGCCGCATCCTGCTCGAGGCCTGCGTGGCCCAGGGCGTGCGGCGGTTCGTGTTCTCCTCCACCGCCGCCGTCTACGGCGAGGTGGACGGCGACGCCGCCAGCGAGGACGCGCAGCTCAACCCCATCAATCCCTACGGCCGCTCCAAGCTCGCCACGGAGTGGATGCTACAGGATCTCGCCACTGCCGGCGCGCTGGAGCACGTGAGCCTGCGCTATTTCAACGTCGGCGGCTCGGCACCGGACGGGCGCATCGGCCAGTCCACCCCGAAGGCGACGCTGCTGATCAAGGTGGCCGCCGAAGCCGCCGCCGGCGTGCGCGAGGGGCTGCAGGTGTTCGGAACCGACTACCCCACCCCCGACGGCACCTGCATCCGCGACTACATCCACGTGGAGGACCTGGCGCATGCCCACGTCCTCGCGCTGGATCACCTCCGCGACGGTGGCGCCTCTCTCACCCTGAACTGCGGCTACGGCCACGGCTACAGCGTGCTGGAGGTGCTGGAGACGGTGAACCGCGTCAACGGCGCGCCCTTGAACGTGACCTACGCCGACCGCCGGCCCGGCGACCCCGCCCGTCTGGTCGCCAATGCCGACCGGATCCGCGCAAAGCTCGGCTGGCAGCCGCAGCACGATGACCTGGACGTCATTGTGCGTACGGCGCTGTATTGGGAGCGGAACAAGCGGTACTGAAGCGCTGGACAATGGTCGCGGCTTGCGCCGCTCCTACTCCGATCTGGAAGGTATCGCGGCTGACGCCGCTCCCACGACGCCGGGGCAAGCCCAGTCTCCTCCCGTGATGTCCGACGCCGTAGCCCAAGCGGAGGGAACCAGACGCGATACGCTTTTGGCGTCCGGTTGACCGACTGGTTATGCGGCTGACTCGTCCTCGACTTCCCAACCAGGAAAAACCAGAACTGCGGGGTGACACCGCAAAGCCCTCGCCAGGACCTTGGCGCGCTCTACACCAAGCCGTACGCGATCATTCTCGATGGCAGAAATGGTGGATTGAGGTATCCCCGTAGCCGTCGCCAGACCATTCTGACTCATCTCCTGCAATTCACGCAGGATCCGGACTGACTCACCAACAGAAACCTCAACTCGCTTCTTCGCTTTACGATATTCGCTCATTTCATTTCCTCCCGTAATCGTGGGGAGTTATCTTCTCGACTGCTACCAGCACCTGATCCTTCTGTACACGATAGATGACGCGGTACTGAATATTGAGTCGCGAGGACCGAAATCCTTTCCACCTACCTGACAAGGCCTCATCATTAAAGCCCCGTATATGGCGCAGCCCCTGAGGCCCGGAGATGGCGACGATGTCCTTCCATTTCTCGTAGCGCTTCTGAACCTCGGCAGGTGCTGCCGCCAGGCTCTTTGCCACTTTCCTGTGCTCGAATATTTCTCACATAACAAAAATAGTATGGATACCATATATGGTATGTCAAGTTGCGGATGCAGGAACTATCACTCCTTACCTGTTCGGTCACGAGCGCCACCTTCTCGGCTCCATCCCCGCGTCACCACGAGCAGCAGAGCTGTCCCGTTCAACAATCGCTTCGTCGTCAGCCGACGCAGAAGAAGCTCCTTGGCAGCAAGCACGATGGTGGCAATGCCCAGGAGCACGGCCGCCTCCCCACGCAACACCAGGTCCGCAAAGCATGACCCGATCAGAAAGTGTTCGCGGACGTCGGATAGGCCGACCGGTTGCCCGACCGGCCCCCACAGATCCACTCGTGCGGGTTTCCCGCAAGTGGCTCCTCGTGTGCATGGCTTCGCTACGTGGCACAGATCCGCGCCCGGGCGAGCGGGTAACGCCCCAGGAACCTGGACACTCGCTGTCTACGCTTCACCACAGCAGTCGCCCACTGCAGCGCAAGACTCGCTTCCGGCTGGTGGCCAGCCTCTACCGGGCGGGCTCTGCGGCCCGCTGGGTCCCTCTCGCAATTTCATGGCCGCCTCCATGCCACCAATCCCAAGCGACCAGGC
The DNA window shown above is from Aquisalimonas sp. 2447 and carries:
- a CDS encoding type II toxin-antitoxin system mRNA interferase toxin, RelE/StbE family, with the translated sequence MAKSLAAAPAEVQKRYEKWKDIVAISGPQGLRHIRGFNDEALSGRWKGFRSSRLNIQYRVIYRVQKDQVLVAVEKITPHDYGRK
- the galE gene encoding UDP-glucose 4-epimerase GalE; the protein is MNESAILVTGGAGYIGSHVARQLAARGERVIILDNLSTGFREATEGSELVVGDTGDAELVNRLLREHGIDTVMHFAAKTVVPESVADPLKYYSNNTNNSRILLEACVAQGVRRFVFSSTAAVYGEVDGDAASEDAQLNPINPYGRSKLATEWMLQDLATAGALEHVSLRYFNVGGSAPDGRIGQSTPKATLLIKVAAEAAAGVREGLQVFGTDYPTPDGTCIRDYIHVEDLAHAHVLALDHLRDGGASLTLNCGYGHGYSVLEVLETVNRVNGAPLNVTYADRRPGDPARLVANADRIRAKLGWQPQHDDLDVIVRTALYWERNKRY
- a CDS encoding helix-turn-helix domain-containing protein, encoding MSEYRKAKKRVEVSVGESVRILRELQEMSQNGLATATGIPQSTISAIENDRVRLGVERAKVLARALRCHPAVLVFPGWEVEDESAA